TGGCCGCCACCTACCTGGACGACGGCGCGGCATCGGGCCGCGCGGACTGGCTGCGCGCGCTGGACATCAACCTGGTCAGCGCGGTCATGGCCGCGCGCGCCGCGCGCCCCCACCTGGTGGCCTCCGGCGGCGGCGCCATCGTCAACTTCACCAGCATCTCGGCCAAGGCCGCGCAGACGGGCCGCTGGCTCTATCCGGTGTCCAAGGCCGCGCTGGTGCAGCTCACACGCAACATGGCGATGGACTTCGCCGGCGACCGCATCCGCGTCAATTCGGTGTCGCCAGGCTGGACCTGGTCGCGCGTGATGGACGAGATCACCGGCGGCGACCGCGCCAAGACCGACCGCGTGGCCGCCGACTACCACCTGCTCGGCCGCGTCGGCGATCCGCGCGAAGTCGCCGACGTGGTGGCCTTCCTGCTGTCGGGACACGCGTCCTTCGTCACCGGCGCCGACTACGCGGTCGACGGCGGCTATTCGGCCATGGGTCCCGAGCAGGCCAAGCCCGCCATTCCGCGCCTGGCCGAGTAAGGCCCGCGCCATCCTTCGCCGCAATCCGGACATTCCATTCAGGAGAACTTGATGACTCGAATCGCAATCGTGGGCGGCGGCCAGGCGGGCATGCCGCTGGCCCTGGGCCTGCTGGACA
The Achromobacter sp. AONIH1 DNA segment above includes these coding regions:
- a CDS encoding SDR family oxidoreductase, with the translated sequence MKDLEGKVAIVTGGATLIGAGVVRALRGYGVRVAVLDVDGAGGEKVAAADPQGCRAWQVDITDDARLEQCVAEAARHFGRLDFLVNLAATYLDDGAASGRADWLRALDINLVSAVMAARAARPHLVASGGGAIVNFTSISAKAAQTGRWLYPVSKAALVQLTRNMAMDFAGDRIRVNSVSPGWTWSRVMDEITGGDRAKTDRVAADYHLLGRVGDPREVADVVAFLLSGHASFVTGADYAVDGGYSAMGPEQAKPAIPRLAE